A portion of the Lujinxingia litoralis genome contains these proteins:
- a CDS encoding efflux RND transporter permease subunit: MERLIDLCIRHRFLVIFGVLLLGALGVRAAGELPVDAVPDVTNVQVQVLTNAPALGPVEVEQYITMPVETVMSGLPRVEQVRSLSRFGLSAITVVFEEGTDIYFARQLVSERLTQAREAIPPQYGSPELGPISTGLGEIYQFEVRGDPMCPPGQPDTPQCYTPMELRSILDWYIAFQLRPIPGVVEVNPFGGELKTYEVQVDPARLNALGLSLGQVFEALEANNANAGGGYIVRGGEQRVIRGEGLISGLEDLRLVRVATREDGTPIFVRDVATVDFAPMVRQGAVTRDGRGEVVTASVMMLMGANSATVSADVHQRLEELAAGLPPGVTIEPYYDRSELVDRTVRTVATNLIEGGVLVIVVLLLMLGNLRGGLLIAAIIPISLLMTFIVMRVFNVSGNLMSLGALDFGLIIDGAIVVIENISRRLSETRARGEEVKKVVRRATAQVITPVLSGCAIIMIVYIPVLTLQGIEGKMFKPMAIVVLAALAAALLLAMTLVPAASTWLFRGGLKEKEPPLARYARRLYEPALGLALRSRTLVLTLALSAIAAGAWLASTMGAEFIPTLDEGAIAMQAVRPPSVSLEESVQATGRIERTLLERFPDEIDTVISRTGRAEIATDPMGVEISDIYVMLHPEDGWRRATTKAELLRQMEATLEEEVPGQNYSFSQPIELRTNELISGVRSDVAVNLYGPDFQELERTGARLMALLQSLEDTADVSADQVAGLPSLRVIVDRPAAARYGINASEILDAVAAVGGREVGTVFEGQKRFSLQVRLHPEARADLDQLRQLLITAPSGQRVPLGQVAQLVLDEGPAVVSRENAQRRMTLQVNVRGNDLAGYVARARALLSAEGDLPPGYFITWGGQFENLEAATSRLALAVPAALLLIFLLLYTTFGSVRPALLIYLNVPMAAVGGVVALWARGMPLSISAAVGFIALSGIAVLNGVVMVSTIRELQREGLSLFDASEKGARLRLRAVLMTALTDGIGFLPMALSTTAGAEVQRPLATVVIGGLLSATLLTLFVLPVVYSWLGEELPPEPSPTDGPDDGMAHI, translated from the coding sequence ATGGAACGCTTGATCGACCTGTGCATTCGGCACCGCTTTTTGGTCATCTTCGGGGTCTTGCTCCTGGGCGCGCTCGGGGTGCGCGCGGCCGGCGAACTCCCGGTCGACGCCGTCCCCGACGTCACCAACGTCCAGGTGCAGGTCCTGACCAACGCGCCCGCGCTGGGCCCGGTGGAGGTCGAGCAGTACATCACGATGCCGGTCGAAACCGTCATGAGCGGACTGCCCCGGGTTGAGCAGGTGCGCAGCCTCTCGCGCTTCGGGCTCTCGGCCATCACGGTGGTCTTTGAAGAAGGCACCGACATTTACTTCGCTCGCCAGCTCGTCTCCGAGCGCCTCACCCAGGCCCGCGAAGCCATCCCCCCTCAATACGGCAGCCCCGAGCTCGGCCCGATCTCCACCGGGCTCGGAGAGATCTACCAGTTTGAGGTGCGCGGCGACCCGATGTGCCCTCCGGGGCAGCCCGACACCCCGCAGTGCTACACCCCCATGGAGCTGCGCTCGATCCTCGACTGGTACATCGCCTTCCAGCTGCGCCCCATCCCCGGGGTGGTCGAGGTCAACCCCTTTGGCGGGGAGCTCAAGACCTACGAGGTGCAGGTCGACCCGGCGCGTCTCAACGCCCTGGGGCTGAGCCTGGGCCAGGTCTTCGAGGCCCTGGAGGCCAACAACGCCAACGCCGGCGGCGGCTACATCGTGCGCGGCGGCGAACAACGGGTCATCCGCGGCGAAGGCCTGATCTCGGGGCTCGAAGACCTGCGCCTGGTGCGGGTGGCCACCCGCGAGGATGGCACCCCGATCTTTGTGCGCGACGTCGCCACGGTCGACTTCGCCCCCATGGTCCGCCAGGGCGCGGTCACCCGGGATGGCCGCGGTGAGGTGGTGACCGCCTCGGTGATGATGCTGATGGGGGCAAACTCGGCCACGGTGTCAGCCGACGTGCACCAACGCTTAGAGGAGCTGGCCGCCGGCCTGCCCCCCGGGGTCACCATCGAGCCCTATTACGATCGCTCCGAGCTCGTCGATCGCACCGTGCGCACCGTGGCCACCAACCTCATTGAGGGCGGCGTGCTGGTGATCGTGGTCCTGCTCCTGATGCTCGGAAACCTGCGCGGCGGCCTGCTCATCGCGGCGATCATCCCCATCTCGCTCTTGATGACCTTCATCGTGATGCGCGTCTTCAACGTCTCGGGCAACCTGATGAGTCTGGGCGCCCTGGATTTTGGCCTGATCATCGACGGGGCCATCGTCGTGATCGAGAACATCTCCCGGCGCCTCTCCGAGACCCGGGCCCGGGGGGAAGAGGTCAAAAAGGTGGTGCGCCGCGCCACCGCCCAGGTGATCACGCCGGTGCTCTCGGGCTGCGCGATCATCATGATCGTGTACATCCCGGTGCTCACCCTCCAGGGCATCGAGGGCAAGATGTTCAAGCCCATGGCCATCGTCGTGCTGGCCGCCCTGGCCGCCGCGCTCCTGCTGGCCATGACCCTGGTGCCGGCGGCCTCCACCTGGCTCTTTCGCGGCGGTCTCAAAGAGAAAGAGCCCCCGCTGGCCCGCTACGCCCGGCGCCTCTACGAGCCGGCCCTGGGCCTGGCGCTGCGCTCCCGCACGCTGGTCCTCACCCTGGCCCTCTCGGCCATCGCCGCCGGCGCCTGGCTGGCCTCGACCATGGGGGCGGAGTTCATCCCGACCCTCGACGAAGGCGCCATCGCCATGCAGGCGGTGCGCCCCCCTTCGGTCTCGCTGGAGGAGTCGGTCCAGGCCACCGGCCGCATTGAGCGCACCCTGCTGGAGCGCTTCCCCGACGAGATCGACACCGTGATCTCGCGCACCGGCCGCGCCGAGATCGCCACCGACCCGATGGGCGTGGAGATCTCCGACATTTACGTGATGCTTCATCCCGAAGACGGCTGGCGCCGCGCCACCACCAAGGCCGAGCTGCTGCGGCAGATGGAGGCCACCCTGGAAGAGGAGGTCCCCGGCCAGAACTACTCCTTCTCGCAACCCATTGAGCTGCGCACCAACGAGCTGATCAGCGGCGTGCGCTCCGATGTCGCCGTCAACCTCTACGGCCCCGACTTTCAGGAGCTGGAGCGCACCGGGGCCCGTCTGATGGCCCTGCTCCAGAGCCTGGAAGATACCGCCGATGTCAGCGCCGACCAGGTCGCCGGGCTCCCCTCGCTGCGCGTCATCGTCGACCGGCCGGCCGCGGCCCGCTACGGCATCAACGCCTCGGAGATCCTCGACGCCGTGGCCGCCGTCGGCGGCCGCGAGGTCGGCACGGTCTTTGAAGGCCAGAAGCGCTTCTCGCTGCAGGTGCGCCTGCACCCGGAGGCCCGCGCCGACCTCGACCAACTGCGCCAGCTCCTGATCACCGCCCCCTCCGGCCAGCGTGTGCCCCTGGGCCAGGTCGCGCAGCTGGTGCTCGATGAGGGCCCGGCGGTCGTCAGCCGCGAAAACGCCCAGCGGCGCATGACCCTCCAGGTCAACGTGCGCGGCAACGATCTGGCCGGGTACGTCGCCCGCGCCCGGGCCCTCCTGAGCGCCGAGGGCGATCTGCCCCCGGGCTACTTCATCACCTGGGGCGGCCAGTTCGAAAACCTGGAGGCCGCCACCTCCCGGCTGGCCCTGGCGGTGCCGGCCGCCCTGCTGCTGATCTTTTTGCTTCTCTACACCACCTTTGGCTCGGTCCGCCCCGCCCTGCTCATCTACCTCAACGTGCCCATGGCCGCCGTCGGCGGGGTGGTCGCCCTGTGGGCGCGCGGCATGCCCCTGTCGATCTCGGCGGCCGTGGGCTTTATTGCCCTCTCGGGCATCGCGGTGCTCAACGGCGTGGTCATGGTCTCCACCATCCGCGAGCTCCAGCGCGAGGGCCTCTCGCTCTTCGACGCCTCCGAAAAAGGCGCCCGGCTGCGCCTGCGCGCCGTGCTGATGACCGCGCTGACCGACGGCATCGGCTTTTTGCCCATGGCCCTCTCCACCACCGCCGGCGCCGAGGTGCAACGCCCCCTGGCCACCGTCGTCATCGGCGGCCTGCTCAGCGCCACCCTCCTCACCCTCTTCGTGCTCCCGGTGGTCTACAGCTGGCTGGGCGAAGAACTCCCTCCCGAACCCTCCCCGACCGACGGGCCCGACGACGGGATGGCGCACATCTAA
- a CDS encoding efflux RND transporter periplasmic adaptor subunit, which yields MTRALYRLCLLITLVGLLHGCDTSGSQAPGAPSAHEHPGEGPDGHRDHDHDDHADEEAPGHDDHDDHEGPRIVTLSKAALARSEIRTEEARTGALGGGLQVPARVAFNPDRVAHISPPLNGQIASVDVALGQEVSAGQVLGRLRSAELGQIRAELSRATALLEVAEKHRDRQRRLRSEGINSERTLLDAELSYEEARAEHEAARSRLSAFGVRGGSGPELAIRSPIDGVIIERHATRGESVSSENTLFVVADPSRVWVIGQLYEQQLAMLRPDMSATLSLNAYPGRTWEGQLDLIAAALDESTRALPLRVEISNPDGLLRPGLFGTLHLSADAGEGATVLVARDALQTLDNLPVVFVRGDAPGQFLARPVTLGREGREFVEILAGLPPGTPTVVQGAFILKSELMRGELGHGHAH from the coding sequence ATGACCCGGGCCCTCTACCGCCTCTGCTTGCTCATCACGCTCGTCGGCCTCCTCCACGGCTGCGACACCTCGGGGAGCCAGGCCCCCGGCGCTCCGTCTGCGCACGAGCACCCCGGAGAAGGCCCCGACGGGCATCGTGACCACGACCACGACGACCACGCCGACGAAGAGGCCCCGGGCCACGACGATCACGACGACCACGAGGGCCCCCGCATCGTCACGCTCTCTAAGGCCGCGCTGGCCCGCAGCGAGATCCGCACCGAGGAGGCCCGCACCGGCGCGCTGGGCGGGGGCCTGCAGGTCCCGGCCCGGGTGGCGTTCAACCCCGATCGCGTGGCCCATATCAGCCCCCCGCTCAACGGTCAGATCGCCAGCGTCGACGTCGCGCTCGGGCAAGAGGTCAGCGCCGGCCAGGTGCTCGGGCGCCTGCGCAGCGCCGAACTCGGCCAGATCCGCGCCGAGCTCAGCCGGGCCACCGCACTTTTGGAGGTCGCCGAAAAGCACCGCGATCGCCAGCGGCGCCTGCGCTCCGAGGGTATCAACTCCGAGCGCACCCTCCTCGACGCCGAGCTCAGCTATGAAGAGGCCCGCGCCGAGCACGAGGCCGCCCGCTCCCGACTCAGCGCCTTCGGGGTGCGCGGGGGCAGCGGCCCGGAGCTGGCCATCCGCAGCCCGATCGACGGCGTGATCATTGAGCGTCACGCCACCCGCGGCGAAAGCGTCTCCTCGGAGAACACCCTCTTTGTGGTGGCCGACCCCTCCCGGGTCTGGGTCATCGGCCAGCTCTACGAGCAGCAGCTCGCGATGTTGCGCCCCGACATGAGCGCCACGCTCAGCCTCAACGCCTACCCGGGCCGCACCTGGGAGGGGCAGCTCGATCTGATCGCCGCCGCGCTCGACGAGAGCACCCGCGCCCTCCCGCTTCGCGTGGAGATCAGCAACCCCGACGGGCTCCTGCGCCCGGGCCTCTTTGGCACCCTGCACCTGAGCGCCGACGCTGGCGAGGGCGCCACGGTGCTCGTGGCACGCGACGCGTTGCAGACCCTCGACAACCTGCCGGTGGTCTTTGTCCGGGGCGACGCCCCGGGCCAGTTCCTGGCCCGGCCGGTGACCCTGGGACGCGAGGGGCGCGAGTTTGTCGAGATCCTGGCCGGGCTCCCCCCGGGCACCCCCACGGTGGTTCAGGGCGCTTTTATTCTTAAATCAGAACTGATGCGTGGCGAGCTCGGCCACGGCCACGCACACTGA
- a CDS encoding TolC family protein, with product MASASDPALPPTERYAPDAPLKPYIPAGEPVDPAQVSTLSLNALLVYADRHSPRIESARARAATVDAERQRARIFFPDNPELSLGLGPQRSAEGGGTELEIALEQRFEIAGEPGLRRRAAADRQRLAEAGVDDVRWEVHVETHRLFVDVLLAEERTQQAEQFVAFARTLRDIASRQVEAGELSPLNLLVAEADLAQTGEVLIEARQGAEALRTQLAAEIGWPTLKLPPIHGELPPIVAAPELDTLLASMAHHHPSVRMRELAVSAGHSQLRLQEREAWPEPTLGLVFGQESGPGADATARTLMVQLSVGLPLWHRNQEGRARARAELELADRQRDATIIALRQRLTDATHALNAAVERVGLYESEVVPQLEQNLSLLQRAYELGEVDIHQVSQTRERLLQVTRQHLDARQTYYESAALLEGLVGTNIWPLHEETP from the coding sequence GTGGCTTCGGCATCCGATCCGGCGCTTCCGCCCACCGAGCGCTACGCCCCGGATGCGCCGCTTAAGCCCTACATCCCGGCTGGCGAGCCCGTGGACCCGGCGCAGGTGAGCACGCTCTCGCTCAACGCCCTTTTGGTCTACGCCGACCGGCACTCCCCACGCATCGAGAGCGCCCGCGCCCGGGCTGCGACCGTCGACGCGGAGCGCCAGCGGGCCCGGATCTTCTTTCCCGACAACCCCGAGCTCAGCCTGGGGCTGGGGCCCCAACGCTCCGCCGAGGGCGGAGGCACGGAGCTGGAGATCGCACTGGAGCAGCGCTTTGAAATCGCCGGCGAGCCCGGCCTGCGCCGCCGGGCCGCCGCCGACCGCCAGCGCCTGGCGGAGGCCGGCGTCGATGACGTGCGCTGGGAGGTCCATGTCGAGACCCATCGCCTCTTTGTCGATGTGCTCCTGGCCGAGGAGCGCACGCAGCAGGCCGAGCAATTTGTGGCCTTTGCCCGCACCCTGCGCGACATCGCCAGCCGTCAGGTCGAAGCCGGCGAGCTCTCGCCATTGAATCTGTTGGTCGCTGAAGCGGATCTGGCGCAGACCGGGGAGGTGTTGATCGAGGCCCGCCAGGGCGCCGAGGCGCTGCGCACGCAGCTGGCCGCCGAGATCGGTTGGCCCACCCTGAAGCTCCCGCCGATCCATGGCGAGCTCCCGCCGATCGTCGCAGCCCCCGAGCTCGACACGCTTCTGGCGTCGATGGCCCACCATCACCCCTCGGTGCGCATGCGGGAGCTGGCGGTGAGCGCCGGCCACAGCCAGCTGCGCCTCCAGGAGCGCGAGGCCTGGCCCGAGCCCACCCTGGGGCTGGTCTTTGGTCAGGAATCGGGGCCGGGAGCCGACGCCACCGCCCGCACGTTGATGGTGCAGCTGAGCGTGGGGCTGCCCCTGTGGCATCGCAATCAGGAGGGCCGGGCCCGGGCCCGGGCCGAGCTGGAGCTGGCCGATCGCCAGCGCGACGCCACCATCATCGCGTTGCGCCAGCGCCTGACCGATGCGACCCACGCGCTCAACGCCGCGGTGGAGCGCGTGGGCCTCTACGAGTCGGAGGTCGTCCCGCAGCTGGAGCAAAACCTCAGCCTGCTCCAGCGCGCCTATGAGCTTGGCGAGGTCGACATTCACCAGGTTTCGCAGACCCGTGAGCGCCTCCTCCAGGTCACGCGCCAGCACCTCGACGCCCGGCAAACCTACTACGAAAGCGCCGCCCTGCTCGAAGGGCTCGTCGGCACCAATATCTGGCCTCTGCACGAGGAGACACCATGA
- a CDS encoding BlaI/MecI/CopY family transcriptional regulator, whose protein sequence is MKGIRIRPEQDGLRTSLFDLEAEIMEIVWDKRWTEFAVADVLAVLEGRREIAYTTVMTTVSRLYKKELLHRHKEGRRYVYAPAMSRAEFIAAMTREVLNSLPPVGQDTAYALLVERVSQADDEELERLEALIRQRRKERDA, encoded by the coding sequence ATGAAAGGTATCCGAATCCGACCGGAACAAGACGGCCTACGCACCTCGCTCTTCGATCTCGAAGCCGAGATCATGGAGATCGTCTGGGACAAGCGCTGGACGGAGTTCGCGGTGGCCGACGTGCTCGCGGTGTTGGAGGGGCGACGGGAGATCGCGTACACCACGGTGATGACGACCGTCTCCCGGCTCTACAAAAAGGAGCTTTTGCATCGGCACAAAGAAGGCCGACGCTACGTCTACGCCCCGGCGATGAGCCGCGCGGAGTTCATCGCCGCGATGACCCGGGAAGTGCTCAACAGCCTGCCGCCGGTCGGGCAAGATACCGCCTACGCCTTGCTGGTCGAGCGGGTCTCCCAGGCCGACGACGAGGAACTGGAGCGCCTGGAGGCGTTGATTCGCCAGCGGCGCAAGGAGCGCGATGCCTGA
- a CDS encoding DUF4397 domain-containing protein — protein sequence MKFPQTYSIRLLLGALLASGLLACGGDEAEQGVMGPAGPAGEQGEPGEQGDPGEPGTDGVDGSDGQNGQDNTLNSLVTTETVEPGEVCAYGGVIVSTGLDANENGELDTDEIAANETICAGEPGPELCDESLAITGISGLEQDYYTGIESAPITVETNATEGISLAFIGQGASFEAAADGTFTATPNEVGDDLRFVLVAAGQCGTAVANFTLTRVDQAITTLHFVHLDEGLGPVEVMPSGSTTSLTSLEFGNSEGAIDLEPGTYSFDLIDNGTLAASTPSYDYELNKAYTVVAYPATGGLSFLILEDDLTAAPADAFRARFIHTAELAGNIAISAGPDADSLSEIATGVPFEDVGDFTDYLSGLGALQIDSGGTLLTYATGVSRALTAGDIANVFAFQTQAGNVRLLVQYLHTTAGEEATLKAGGAVLFDFEDGILPPEFISSGDLAWEVDSDPNVTLGDHSLVSGPIGDSSRSELGIDLEFTEPGTFSFDWKVSSEPRGASFYDGLIFCDALAADCTPYPPSNKARLEGEEDWTTVSYEIPAAGTYTFSWTYRKDISNSVGEDRGWLDNLSFVPPEPSLL from the coding sequence ATGAAATTCCCCCAAACCTACAGCATCCGCCTGCTGCTTGGCGCGCTGCTGGCCAGCGGCCTGCTGGCCTGCGGCGGCGACGAAGCCGAACAGGGCGTCATGGGCCCCGCCGGTCCTGCTGGCGAGCAGGGTGAGCCCGGCGAACAGGGCGATCCCGGCGAGCCCGGAACCGACGGCGTGGATGGCAGCGACGGGCAGAACGGCCAGGACAACACCCTCAACTCGCTGGTGACCACCGAGACGGTAGAGCCTGGCGAGGTCTGCGCCTACGGTGGCGTCATCGTCTCCACCGGCCTCGACGCCAACGAAAATGGCGAGCTCGACACCGACGAGATCGCCGCCAACGAAACCATCTGCGCCGGCGAGCCCGGCCCGGAGCTCTGCGACGAATCGCTGGCCATCACCGGCATCAGCGGTCTGGAACAGGACTACTATACGGGCATCGAGAGCGCCCCGATCACCGTGGAGACCAACGCCACCGAGGGCATCTCGCTGGCGTTCATCGGCCAGGGCGCAAGCTTTGAAGCAGCGGCCGACGGCACCTTCACCGCCACCCCCAACGAGGTGGGCGACGACCTGCGCTTTGTACTCGTCGCCGCCGGTCAGTGTGGCACCGCCGTGGCCAACTTCACCCTGACCCGGGTGGACCAGGCCATCACCACCCTGCACTTCGTGCACCTCGACGAGGGACTGGGCCCGGTCGAGGTGATGCCCTCCGGGAGCACCACCTCCCTGACCTCTCTGGAATTTGGCAACTCCGAAGGAGCCATCGACCTGGAGCCGGGCACCTATAGCTTCGACCTGATCGACAACGGCACCCTGGCGGCCTCCACCCCTTCCTACGACTATGAGCTGAACAAGGCCTACACCGTGGTGGCCTACCCGGCTACGGGGGGGCTGAGCTTCCTGATCCTGGAAGACGATCTCACCGCCGCCCCGGCCGACGCCTTCCGAGCCCGCTTCATCCACACCGCGGAACTCGCCGGCAACATCGCCATCAGCGCCGGCCCCGATGCGGATAGCCTCAGCGAGATCGCCACCGGCGTGCCTTTTGAGGATGTCGGCGACTTCACCGACTACCTCAGTGGCCTGGGCGCGTTGCAGATCGACTCCGGCGGCACCCTGCTCACCTACGCCACCGGCGTGAGCCGCGCGCTGACGGCCGGCGACATCGCCAACGTCTTCGCCTTCCAGACTCAGGCCGGCAACGTGCGCCTGCTCGTCCAGTACCTTCACACCACCGCTGGTGAGGAGGCCACCCTCAAGGCCGGCGGCGCCGTCCTCTTCGACTTTGAAGATGGCATCCTCCCCCCCGAGTTCATCTCCAGCGGTGACCTGGCGTGGGAGGTCGACAGCGACCCCAACGTCACCCTGGGCGACCACTCTCTGGTCAGCGGCCCGATCGGCGACAGCTCCCGAAGCGAGCTGGGGATCGACCTGGAGTTCACCGAACCCGGCACCTTTTCCTTCGACTGGAAGGTCAGCTCCGAGCCGAGGGGCGCGAGCTTCTACGACGGGCTGATCTTCTGTGACGCCCTTGCCGCCGACTGCACGCCCTACCCCCCCAGCAACAAGGCGCGCCTTGAAGGTGAAGAGGACTGGACCACGGTCTCCTACGAGATCCCCGCCGCCGGCACCTACACCTTCTCCTGGACCTACCGCAAAGACATCTCCAATTCCGTGGGCGAAGACCGCGGTTGGCTCGACAACCTGAGTTTTGTGCCGCCGGAGCCCTCCCTGCTCTGA
- a CDS encoding DUF4397 domain-containing protein, with translation MKSGYTRNIRLLICAMFAAGAVACGGEVQQGDPGPEGPQGEEGPQGEQGEQGDPGTDGQDGQDGADGQDGAEGLTSLFVTEELAPGDVCANGGVAISTGVDANANGELDEDEIASTENICNGTDGTALCNQPLTITGITGLDQLYFEGVESAPITVESNATGPISLSFVGEGASFTPAADGTFTATPDEVGEGYEFMLVAAGECGTAMAHISIARVEAPVATLRLVHLFHGAGELDMVLTGTAELMAVADFEETDDPMAVDPGNYSFDLYEGDTLVGTTDPFDFALGGSYTVVAYSNLGTLDFMVLEDDVRTAPADGSFRTRFIHAAEIAGDIAISAGADTDNLSEIAAGVSFENVGDYADYVATVAALQINSGGTLLTYDTGVSSALTAGNIANAFAYETQAGNVRLLIQPLNTTAGEVAILKAAGIRTTLFDIEDGTLPTEFTTSGDLGWEVESDTAFTLGDHSLVSGPISDNQRSELQIDLTFATPGTFSFDWKVSSEDGSYFFDGLVFCDSAAASCSHSSGYIDRIFREQDWAPVSYEIPAAGTYTFSWIYRKDSSGADGEDMGWIDNLKFEQAEPSLL, from the coding sequence ATGAAGTCCGGTTACACAAGGAATATTCGCCTGTTGATCTGTGCCATGTTTGCCGCTGGCGCCGTCGCCTGTGGCGGCGAAGTCCAGCAGGGTGACCCCGGCCCCGAAGGTCCTCAGGGCGAAGAGGGCCCTCAGGGCGAACAGGGGGAGCAGGGTGACCCCGGCACCGATGGTCAAGACGGGCAGGACGGCGCCGACGGGCAGGATGGCGCCGAGGGCCTGACCTCGCTCTTCGTCACCGAAGAGCTGGCGCCGGGCGATGTGTGCGCCAACGGCGGCGTGGCCATCTCCACCGGCGTGGACGCCAACGCCAATGGCGAGCTCGACGAAGACGAGATCGCCTCCACCGAAAACATCTGCAATGGCACCGATGGCACCGCCCTCTGCAACCAGCCGCTGACCATCACCGGCATCACCGGCCTCGACCAGCTCTACTTTGAGGGCGTGGAGAGTGCCCCGATCACCGTGGAGTCCAACGCCACCGGGCCAATTTCGTTGAGCTTTGTCGGTGAGGGCGCCAGCTTCACCCCGGCCGCCGACGGCACCTTCACCGCCACCCCCGACGAGGTGGGTGAGGGCTATGAGTTTATGCTCGTCGCCGCCGGCGAATGTGGCACGGCCATGGCCCACATCTCGATCGCCAGGGTCGAAGCTCCCGTCGCCACCCTGCGCCTGGTCCACCTCTTCCACGGCGCCGGCGAGCTCGACATGGTGCTCACCGGGACCGCCGAACTGATGGCCGTCGCCGACTTTGAAGAGACCGATGACCCGATGGCCGTCGATCCGGGCAACTACAGCTTCGACCTCTATGAGGGCGATACCCTGGTGGGCACCACCGATCCCTTCGACTTTGCGCTGGGCGGCTCCTACACCGTGGTGGCCTACAGCAACCTGGGAACGCTGGACTTCATGGTTCTGGAAGATGACGTGCGCACCGCGCCGGCTGACGGCTCCTTCCGCACGCGCTTCATCCACGCCGCCGAAATCGCCGGCGACATCGCCATCAGCGCCGGCGCCGATACGGACAACCTCAGCGAAATCGCCGCCGGCGTGTCCTTTGAAAATGTCGGCGACTACGCCGACTACGTGGCCACCGTCGCCGCCCTGCAGATCAACTCCGGCGGCACCCTGCTCACCTACGACACCGGCGTGAGCAGCGCGCTGACGGCCGGCAACATCGCCAACGCCTTCGCCTACGAGACCCAGGCCGGCAACGTGCGCCTGCTCATCCAGCCGCTCAACACCACTGCTGGCGAGGTGGCGATCCTGAAGGCTGCCGGCATCCGCACCACCCTCTTCGACATTGAAGACGGCACACTCCCCACCGAGTTCACCACCAGTGGCGACCTGGGCTGGGAGGTCGAGAGCGACACCGCCTTCACCCTGGGCGACCACTCCCTGGTCAGCGGTCCGATCTCCGACAACCAGCGCAGCGAGCTGCAGATCGACCTGACGTTCGCCACGCCCGGCACCTTCTCCTTCGACTGGAAGGTCAGCTCCGAGGATGGCTCCTATTTCTTCGATGGACTGGTCTTCTGCGACTCCGCAGCCGCCAGCTGCAGCCACAGCTCCGGCTACATCGACCGCATTTTCCGTGAGCAGGACTGGGCCCCCGTCTCCTATGAGATCCCCGCCGCCGGCACCTACACCTTCTCCTGGATCTACCGCAAAGACAGCAGCGGCGCCGACGGCGAAGACATGGGCTGGATCGACAACCTGAAGTTTGAGCAGGCCGAACCCTCGCTGCTCTGA